In Deltaproteobacteria bacterium GWC2_65_14, the DNA window CAGCGTGGGCCATTAGCTCAACCCGGCAGAGCAGCTGACTCTTAATCAGGAGGTTGAAGGTTCGAATCCTTCATGGCCCACCAGACAAAACAAGGGGTTACGGCTGATGCTGTAGCCCCTTTTTCGTTCTTGACGGCACATTCTCATGGGGGAAAAGTGCCTCATCCCCGGTATTTTTTCCCGTAATATGTTCATAAATATTCTCTTCTTGGCCGGCATGGAGGATCCAGAACAAAATGACTGTCACCTTCGAGGAAGCGCTCGCCACCGTCCTGCCCATCGTGAGAGTCAAGGAGCGGCATGACGTTTTCCTGCCGGACGCGGTCGGGCAGATCCTCGCCCGGGATCTCGTTGCCGACCGGGACATTCCGCCCTTCCCTCGCGCCGCGATGGACGGGTATGCGGTCGTCTGGACGGGGGCGGAAACGGAACGGGCGTACCGGGTCATCGGAACGGTCAACCCGGGCAGCGTGTGGGACGGCCGCCCGGAGGAATCGGATTGCGTGAAGATCATGACCGGGGCCATGGTGCCGCATCCCTTCGATACGGTCATCCAGGTCGAACGCTCCGGCTTCGAAGCGGGCGGCGACATCCGGTTCGAAGGAGCCGTGAAGCGCGGCGGAAATATCGCCCGGCAGGGAGAAGATGTCCGAAAGAACTCGGTCCTCATCCCGGCGGGGACGCTGCTTTCGCCCCATCACGTCGCCACGCTTGCTTCGGTCGGCCAGTGGGAGGTTCCCGTGTACCGGCATCCTTCCGTGGCTCTTCTCGCCACCGGAAGCGAGCTGCTCGAACCCTGGGAGAGCGCCCGGGGGCCCATGATCCGAAACAGCAACTCCCATTTTCTTCTCGCGGCGTTCAAGGATATCGGGTTTCACGAGGTCCGGTACCTCGGGATCGTCCCGGACGAGAAGGAGAGGATCGTTGCGAAGATCCTCGAAGGGCTTTCGTGCGATGTTCTCATCGTGACCGGGGGGGTGTCGGTCGGAGACGTGGACATCGTCCCGGAATGTCTCGCGGCCTGCGGCGTCCGGAAGATCCTCCACAAGGTCGCCGTCAAGCCGGGCAAACCGATCTTCGCGGGAGAATCCGCGAGCGGGGGAGTTGTCATCGGGCTGCCCGGCAACCCGGTCGCGGTGTTGGTCCATTTCTACATGTTCATCCGGCCGTTGCTGATGAAAGCGTCCGGCGCCAGGGAGTACTTCCCGAAGCGGATCCTCCTGCCCCTGGCGGGGAGCGCGGAGAATCGCAGCGGCGGCAAGAAGTTCTCCCTCGCACGGCTCGAATCCTCCGGGGGGGAAACCCGGGTCGCCGAGATTCCCTCCCACGGGTCCGGGGATTTCGTATCGGCCATCCGCGCCGACGGGGTGTTCGAGATCCCGATGGGGACCTCGCACCTGCCGGCCGGGCGGACCGTGCCCTTCTATCCCATCTGGGGGAAGTTTCCGTCGGATGAGGGGTGATTCCAGGCCCCGCGAAGGCGCCGGCGATCTTACCGCAGGAAATCCCCTTCTGCGATCGGCTTGCCGGGATCCGGGGTCGAAGGGAAGTATCCCGGGGCGGCCTTGGGGCAAGGATCTTTCCACAGGAGCCTTCTCCCCGCGGTGTTCAGTGCGATACCCGCGGCAAACGCGACGGCCAGATTCCCCGTCATCAGGGTCAGGAGCCCTATGACTCCCGCGATGGCCAACTCTTGGGGGAATGCAACGATGTCACGGACCAGGCGAGCGTGTTCCAACCCGACGTATACCAGAAGAAATCCAAGGACGGGCGAAGGCAGCAGGCCGAAGAGGGAGGCGATCGACTTCCCGAACAGCAGGGCCAGGACCACGAAAAGCCCGCCGATGAAGAGGTTCGCTCCGCCGGTCCTCGCTCCGAACCGGTAGTGCGCCGTGATCCCCCCCGACCCGTGGCACATGGGCATTCCGCCGATCCAGGCCGAGAAAAGATTGGCGATCCCCAGGGATGCCGCGAGACCCCGGAGGGTGACCCGTCGGGCGCCCTCCCCGTAATAACAGGTTGCGGTGTCCGCCGCGGCGACGACGGAGTTGGCGAAGGTGAGGGGGATCTGCGGGAGCAGGAGGACAAGAACCACCATGTACCAGTCCGCCTGGAGCGGGAATCCCCACGCCGGCCGGATCCAGCCGATGGAGAGGGAGGATAGCGTTCCGACGGGCCCGNNNNNNNNNNNNNNNNNNNNNNNNNNNNNNNNNNNGACGAGGGCGGCCGGATAACGGCGGCTCTCCCGCGAGAGCAGGATGATCCCCAGGACGATCCCTCCGAGAACCGCCGCCAGGAGGACCGGGTGGCTTTCGGCGCCAGCGACCATCGCGTGGTTCGAACCGAACGCGAACGTGAGCCNNNNNNNNNNNNGGAGGACCCCCAACCCGAGCTGGATGCCCCGGACGATGGGACGAGTGAACGCCATCCGCAGCAGTTTGCTCAGGTTGAAGCAGGAGATCCCTGCGAAAAGGAGGCCCATCAGGAGGGCGACGGCCGCGATGTCGCCCGGCGTAGCCGCCAGGGCGATGGCGAGGGCCGACGTGGCCTTCAGCGGCTGTACCGGGACGGGAATCCTGAAATAGAGCCCCGCGGCGATGTAGAGAAGGCCCGCCGCCAGGAAGATGGACGTGGCGTTCACCCCGTTGACGACGATCAGGCCCACGGCCAGGGGGAGAAAGGTTGCCAGATCCCCCAGCGACCCCGAGATCTCGTTCAGGTCGAGCCGGAGCGTTCGCCCCCGAATTCGCACCGTCAGCCCCCCACCGCCGACATGGCGAACGCCTTCGCGCCGAACCCGTCGGGGCAGAGGGGGTGGCGATCCGGCTTTGCCCGCACGACTTCGAGCAGGGCCCTTCGCAGTCCCTTCGCGTCCCCATTCCGCAGAAACGGCTTCAGGTCGACGTCCTGCCGGGAGAAGAGGCACCCCTTTGCGACGCCTGACGATGTCACCCGGATCCGGTTGCAGTCCTCGCAGAAGTGGCACGATATCGGGGTGATGACCCCCACCGCTCCGGCGCCCCCTTCGATCCGGAAATACCGGGCCGGCCCCCCGAGCTCCTCCTTTTCCATCGGGTCCAGCCGGTACCGTTTCGAGAGCCGGTCGAGGATCTCCTCTCCCGGGACGGTGATCCCTCGGGCACAGCCTCCGGAGGCGGCCGGCATGTACTCGATGAAGCGGACCCGGATCGGACGGTCGCGGGTCAGGGCGGCGAATTCCTCGACCTCGTCCTCGTTGACCCCCCGCATCACGACCGTGTTGATCTTGACCCGGTGGAAACCGCATCCCTGCGCCCTCTCGATCCCCGCGAGGACCCTGGACAGATCGCCGCCACCGGTGATTCGGGCGAACCGGTCCGCCCGGAGCGAATCGAGACTCACGTTGATGCTTTCCACGCCGGCTTCCCGGAGGCCCGGCGCCGATTCCGCGAGCCTCAGGCCGTTCGTGGTGAGGACCAGCTTCGCAAGACCGGGGATCGCCGAAAGACGGGAGAGAAGCCGCAGGATCCCGTGCCGTACGAGCGGTTCCCCTCCCGTGACCCGGATCTTCTCGATCCCCAGATCCACGGAGGTCCGGGCGATGAGCAGAAGTGCCTCGTCGGAGAGGAGGTCCCGCCCCTCCGGTCCGCCACCGGCGCCTTGCGGTCTGCAGTAGCCGCAGCGGAGGTCGCACCGGCCGGTGACCGAGAGCCGAAGGTAGTTGATTCTTCTTCCAAAGAGGTCGATAACGCTCATGCCCGATTCTTCGCCCCGTACTTCGTGCCGAGCGTGTCCGCCCTCTCGGGGAGGGTCCCCGGGACGGGGGTCTTCGCGATAAAGGTCGACAAACTCATTGCAAGCAGCGTATAGAACTCATGTTCGGACGCCGTTCTGATCCTGTCGACAAAAGGCTCTATCCATGGCCGCAGGTATTTCTCGTGGAACTCCCGCTGCATTTCCAGGTACCCGAACGCCTTTTCCCGATCGCCCGTGCGGAGGGCCTGAAGCTCCCTTGCGATGAGGAAATACATGAATTCGAGCTCCGCGGCGATATGATCGGGAGCGTCCAGGAAATCGCTGCTCAGGTCCAAACCGGCTCTTTGGTACATCCTCAGCACCTCCATCGTCGAGTCACCCATCAATCGTTTCTGGGATTCCAGATAGAGGGATCCATACGGAGGCGCCTGCAATTTGAAGGGGCCGACAAACAGCTTTGCATGGGCGACGGCAAGCTCTACGTCCGCCGCCTGTGCGAGTGTTCCGGCCATGCCCTCTGCATGGGGCACGGCTTCGGGGCAAACCGCTCCGAGCAGACGAGAGAGGTTTTCCAACAACTCTTCCTCGAGGAGCAGGTTCCTCTCGGGAGGATAAAAGCACGCCGCAAAAAGCCTGAAGCAATCCCCCCGTTGTTGCTCCACGGTGAGGAAATCCTTGCCGGCCATGGTCCGCCCTGCCCGCCCCCGGGTATCTACCCCTGCACCTTGAAGCTCCGAATGTAGAAAACATTTGGACTCGTGCCTTCCTCGGGCTTCAGCACCGCGGCCTTGTACTTGGTCAGGAGAATGGCGGGTTCGCTCTTCGGATCCT includes these proteins:
- a CDS encoding cyclic pyranopterin phosphate synthase MoaA — its product is MSVIDLFGRRINYLRLSVTGRCDLRCGYCRPQGAGGGPEGRDLLSDEALLLIARTSVDLGIEKIRVTGGEPLVRHGILRLLSRLSAIPGLAKLVLTTNGLRLAESAPGLREAGVESINVSLDSLRADRFARITGGGDLSRVLAGIERAQGCGFHRVKINTVVMRGVNEDEVEEFAALTRDRPIRVRFIEYMPAASGGCARGITVPGEEILDRLSKRYRLDPMEKEELGGPARYFRIEGGAGAVGVITPISCHFCEDCNRIRVTSSGVAKGCLFSRQDVDLKPFLRNGDAKGLRRALLEVVRAKPDRHPLCPDGFGAKAFAMSAVGG